One part of the Aurantibacillus circumpalustris genome encodes these proteins:
- a CDS encoding DUF2062 domain-containing protein, giving the protein MNRLNTRFIDLKCYVIIPTYNNEKTLEKVIQDTLLYTNRIIVVNDGATDSTNQILDSFKNSIVRVNHPTNLGKGMALRNGFKKALELECDYAITIDSDGQHFPSDLESFLDKIEEQPGSLIIGARNMNSENVPGGSSFGNKFSNFWFRVETGIKLPDTQSGCRMYPVKKLEKINFFSPRFEFEIEVIVKAAWRSIPVISLPVKIFYAKGSERVSHFRPAKDFTRISILNTYFVILAFCWYKPLRLLKGLHPSSLKAFIKKHFFDKDESIIKKSLSVSVGIFFGIVPIWGYQLVSAIATSYLLRLNKAIVILTANISIPPLLPFILIASLKTGELITGKKSHLSLHDISLETIKLNLYTYLTGACVLAVLFSVFMGIVTFITLSIVRRKRN; this is encoded by the coding sequence GTGAACAGACTAAATACACGTTTTATTGACTTAAAATGTTATGTCATTATCCCGACCTACAACAACGAAAAAACACTTGAAAAAGTAATTCAGGACACCCTTCTATATACAAATAGAATAATTGTAGTAAATGACGGCGCTACCGATAGCACAAATCAAATACTAGATTCATTTAAAAATTCCATTGTTCGCGTAAATCATCCCACAAATTTGGGTAAAGGCATGGCACTGCGTAATGGTTTTAAAAAAGCCCTTGAGCTTGAGTGTGATTACGCAATCACTATTGATAGCGACGGACAACATTTTCCGAGCGACCTTGAAAGTTTTTTAGATAAAATTGAAGAACAACCTGGATCGCTTATCATCGGCGCCAGGAACATGAATTCAGAAAATGTTCCCGGAGGCAGTAGCTTTGGAAATAAGTTTTCGAACTTTTGGTTTAGAGTAGAAACTGGTATTAAACTTCCCGATACACAATCCGGTTGCCGCATGTATCCCGTAAAAAAATTAGAAAAAATAAATTTCTTTTCTCCGCGCTTTGAATTTGAAATTGAAGTGATTGTAAAAGCTGCATGGCGTAGCATTCCGGTTATTTCTTTGCCAGTTAAAATATTTTATGCAAAAGGTAGTGAACGTGTATCACATTTTAGGCCAGCGAAAGATTTTACACGCATAAGTATTTTAAATACCTATTTTGTTATTCTGGCGTTCTGCTGGTACAAACCACTACGTTTGTTAAAGGGCCTACATCCTTCAAGCTTGAAGGCTTTTATAAAAAAACATTTTTTCGATAAAGACGAATCAATTATTAAAAAATCTTTATCCGTAAGCGTTGGTATTTTTTTTGGAATTGTTCCTATTTGGGGCTATCAATTGGTTTCTGCCATTGCGACTTCTTATTTATTAAGACTCAACAAAGCCATAGTTATTTTAACTGCAAATATTAGCATTCCCCCCTTATTACCTTTTATCCTTATTGCGAGTTTAAAAACAGGCGAACTAATCACCGGCAAAAAAAGTCATTTATCTCTTCACGACATTTCTCTGGAAACCATAAAATTAAATCTTTATACTTATCTTACAGGCGCCTGTGTTTTAGCAGTTCTTTTTTCAGTATTCATGGGCATTGTAACTTTTATTACCCTAAGTATCGTCAGAAGAAAGAGAAATTAA
- a CDS encoding beta-ketoacyl synthase N-terminal-like domain-containing protein yields MEAYINSLACISPHNTISADFFFEETSETPTSNFLAIVPPVYKDYIPVNTIRRTSHILKMGISAGLMCLRNSGKEETDAIIVGTAMGCYEDTDKFLRSIDDNNERMLTPTSFIQSTHNTVAGQIALLVKCHGYNFTYVHQNLSFEYSLLDALLLLKEGEAQTVLVGGVDELNPPLKELFERAGHIKKVEDLQEKLWESKTKGYVAGEGACFFNLSLTKQEKSIAKISGVKTIQKISDSDQLKNITESFLKELGLSINDISLVLSGINGNVETDKHLKQFSTEINLPLAYFKNLCGEYFTCSSFALWFSATILQKQKVPTCALPSKNSPENIKHILIVNYFADQQYSLMCISQC; encoded by the coding sequence ATGGAAGCTTACATTAATTCCTTAGCCTGCATTTCTCCACACAATACCATTAGTGCAGATTTCTTTTTTGAGGAAACAAGTGAAACACCTACTTCTAATTTTTTAGCCATTGTACCGCCAGTTTACAAAGATTACATTCCAGTTAATACCATTCGCCGTACTTCACACATTTTAAAAATGGGTATCAGCGCCGGTTTAATGTGTTTGAGAAATAGTGGAAAAGAAGAAACCGACGCCATAATTGTGGGAACAGCAATGGGTTGTTACGAGGATACTGATAAATTTTTACGTTCGATTGATGATAATAACGAACGAATGCTTACCCCAACTTCTTTTATACAATCAACACACAATACTGTAGCTGGACAAATTGCATTGCTTGTAAAATGCCACGGTTATAATTTTACCTATGTTCATCAAAATTTATCCTTTGAGTATTCTTTGCTTGATGCGCTGCTTTTACTGAAAGAAGGTGAGGCACAAACCGTTTTAGTAGGTGGAGTTGACGAATTAAATCCTCCTCTCAAAGAATTATTTGAAAGAGCAGGACACATAAAAAAAGTGGAAGACCTCCAGGAAAAATTGTGGGAAAGCAAAACAAAAGGTTATGTAGCAGGCGAAGGTGCTTGTTTTTTTAATTTGAGTCTGACTAAACAAGAAAAAAGTATCGCGAAAATAAGTGGGGTAAAAACCATTCAAAAAATTTCAGATTCAGATCAGCTTAAAAACATTACAGAATCATTTTTAAAAGAACTCGGCCTTTCTATAAACGATATTAGTCTTGTATTAAGCGGCATAAATGGCAATGTGGAAACTGATAAACATTTAAAACAATTTTCTACTGAAATCAATTTACCACTTGCTTACTTTAAAAATTTGTGTGGAGAATATTTCACATGCAGTTCTTTTGCGCTTTGGTTTTCAGCAACTATTCTACAAAAACAAAAAGTTCCGACTTGCGCTCTTCCTTCAAAAAATTCTCCTGAAAACATAAAACATATTCTTATTGTAAACTACTTTGCAGATCAGCAGTATTCACTGATGTGTATTTCACAATGCTAA
- a CDS encoding acyl-CoA thioesterase: protein MPRSLTQSTLIHIRFSECDPLNIVWHGNYVKYFEDGREDFGRANDFSYLQIYTENGLSIPLVHLEIDYKRPVSFGETIRVETTLVDDPAAKIVFEYKIFNSKDEVLCTGKTIQAFVHLERKELQITMPDFFEAWKNKYLK from the coding sequence ATGCCTAGATCTTTAACACAGAGTACACTTATACACATCCGTTTCAGCGAATGCGATCCCTTAAACATTGTCTGGCATGGCAATTATGTGAAATATTTTGAAGATGGACGTGAAGATTTTGGACGTGCAAACGATTTCTCTTACTTACAAATTTATACCGAAAACGGATTGTCTATTCCATTGGTACACCTTGAAATTGATTACAAACGTCCAGTTAGTTTTGGAGAAACAATACGTGTAGAAACCACACTGGTAGATGATCCTGCCGCTAAAATAGTTTTTGAATACAAGATTTTTAATAGTAAAGATGAGGTACTTTGCACCGGAAAAACCATTCAAGCTTTTGTTCACCTAGAGAGAAAAGAACTTCAAATTACCATGCCTGATTTTTTCGAAGCCTGGAAAAACAAGTATTTAAAATAA
- a CDS encoding beta-ketoacyl synthase chain length factor, translating to MLFIHKIACISPQQTFSTVAIDALNESVENKLKVIEPSYEGIPNNILRRMGKAVKMTVGAALPLLENAKALDGIIIGTANGGMEDCIKFMNQIMEYDEGLLTPGNFVQSTPNGLAAQIGLLKKNNGYNITHVHRGLSFENAVIDAAMMLNDFPENNYLLGAADEISSYNYNVDFLGGWYKKETVSNKNLYTLDSPASIAGEGAVMCIVNSKKEGALGQLKAIHTVHSEDKQYVMQELKAFLAQHLKNESPDILISGENGDNRFLPYYEAAEKLVDKTTNILRFKHMSGEYPTASSHALWLALHILQTGSFPNHCVKRKSENRSFENILIYNNYKGAQHSFMLVSR from the coding sequence ATGTTGTTTATTCATAAAATAGCGTGTATTTCTCCTCAACAAACTTTTTCGACTGTTGCGATTGATGCGTTAAACGAATCAGTAGAAAATAAATTAAAAGTCATTGAACCTTCCTATGAAGGAATTCCCAATAATATTTTAAGACGTATGGGCAAAGCGGTGAAAATGACAGTTGGCGCAGCGCTTCCACTTCTTGAAAATGCAAAGGCTTTAGATGGAATTATTATCGGAACTGCAAATGGCGGCATGGAAGATTGTATTAAATTCATGAATCAAATTATGGAGTATGATGAAGGCTTGCTCACACCCGGTAATTTTGTTCAAAGCACGCCGAATGGACTCGCTGCTCAAATTGGTTTATTGAAAAAAAACAATGGTTACAACATCACGCATGTGCATCGCGGACTTTCTTTTGAAAACGCTGTTATTGATGCAGCGATGATGCTAAACGATTTTCCTGAAAATAATTATTTGCTCGGTGCGGCGGATGAAATATCCAGTTATAATTACAATGTAGATTTTTTAGGAGGTTGGTACAAAAAAGAAACTGTTTCTAACAAGAATCTTTACACCCTTGATTCTCCCGCTAGTATAGCTGGTGAAGGCGCGGTAATGTGTATCGTCAATTCAAAAAAAGAAGGCGCACTTGGTCAACTTAAAGCTATTCACACCGTACATAGTGAAGATAAACAGTATGTAATGCAGGAATTAAAAGCATTTCTTGCGCAACATTTAAAAAATGAAAGTCCTGATATTTTAATTAGCGGTGAAAACGGTGACAATCGTTTTTTACCTTATTACGAAGCCGCAGAAAAACTAGTCGATAAAACAACAAACATTTTACGCTTTAAACACATGAGTGGTGAGTATCCAACGGCATCTTCGCATGCGCTTTGGCTTGCCTTGCACATTCTACAAACCGGCTCTTTTCCTAATCATTGTGTAAAACGAAAATCTGAAAATAGGTCGTTCGAAAATATTTTAATCTATAATAATTACAAAGGTGCGCAGCATAGTTTTATGTTGGTATCCAGGTAA
- a CDS encoding LolA family protein produces the protein MFKRYLFFLLIISTTSLLSQGAYKAMKDTVGFKSNVDKMSKETNSIQSDFTQVKNLSILSEKITSKGAFWFMKQNNLRWEYSDPYKYVIVINKDKILIKDESNKVKKYDMNSNKVFKEINDIMISCVNGDILKSNKFSIHYFENDKGYRLELIPLIKSMKESLKKINMYFDKNVTSVIKLEMFENGDDTTTIDFTNKKINETISSDKFTLK, from the coding sequence ATGTTTAAACGCTATCTGTTTTTTTTACTTATTATTTCCACGACAAGTCTTCTTTCTCAAGGCGCTTATAAGGCTATGAAAGACACTGTTGGTTTTAAGAGCAACGTGGATAAAATGTCGAAAGAAACGAACTCCATACAAAGCGATTTCACTCAGGTAAAAAACCTTTCAATTCTCTCGGAAAAAATAACCAGCAAAGGTGCTTTCTGGTTTATGAAACAAAATAATTTACGCTGGGAATACAGTGATCCTTATAAGTATGTGATCGTTATTAATAAAGATAAAATTTTGATTAAGGACGAAAGTAATAAGGTGAAAAAATACGACATGAACTCCAACAAAGTCTTTAAGGAAATAAATGACATTATGATTTCTTGCGTGAATGGCGATATTCTTAAATCCAATAAATTCAGCATTCATTATTTTGAAAATGATAAAGGATACAGATTAGAGTTGATTCCACTTATAAAATCAATGAAAGAAAGTCTGAAAAAGATAAACATGTATTTTGACAAAAACGTAACTTCGGTAATTAAATTGGAGATGTTTGAAAATGGTGATGATACCACTACCATTGATTTTACGAATAAAAAAATAAATGAAACGATTTCTTCAGATAAGTTTACTCTTAAATAG
- a CDS encoding phosphopantetheine-binding protein translates to MEIQEIITKLKSQIVEQLNLEEVKPEDIDAEAPLFGTGLGLDSIDALELIVLLEKNYNVKIDDPKESKAIFASVKTMAEFIAANSK, encoded by the coding sequence ATGGAAATACAAGAAATAATTACAAAACTTAAATCTCAAATTGTTGAACAATTAAATTTAGAGGAAGTAAAACCTGAAGATATCGACGCTGAAGCTCCTCTATTTGGAACAGGTTTAGGTCTTGATTCTATCGATGCACTTGAGCTTATTGTACTTCTTGAAAAAAACTACAATGTAAAAATTGACGATCCTAAAGAATCTAAAGCAATTTTCGCTTCTGTAAAAACAATGGCAGAGTTTATTGCTGCTAATTCAAAATAA
- a CDS encoding polysaccharide deacetylase family protein, which produces MLKHRNIVILFICGIITLVFLNRTYTIHWSLYLFLFLVFLIIEFYGAYFIHSNFHIKAICKVKTKDKVVALSFDDGPVLQTEKVLKVLDEFNVKATFFCIGNRIKGNEEILKKISAKGHLIGNHSYSHGYFIDLKNTTSFVNELELANKIIHETIGKTPTFFRPPYGVTTPALARATKKLNMDVIGWNIRSLDTSIKNPQKVLERIKERLQPGSIVLMHDTVIGIEIVLKELLTYLKDQNYTVIALDQLLEKKAYV; this is translated from the coding sequence ATGCTAAAACACCGCAACATAGTTATTCTCTTCATTTGTGGAATAATTACGCTTGTGTTTCTCAATAGAACTTACACCATTCATTGGAGTCTTTATTTGTTTTTATTCTTAGTTTTTTTAATTATAGAATTTTACGGAGCTTATTTTATTCATTCCAATTTTCATATAAAAGCTATTTGTAAAGTAAAAACAAAAGACAAAGTAGTAGCATTAAGTTTTGACGATGGTCCGGTACTGCAGACAGAAAAAGTTTTAAAAGTATTGGACGAGTTTAATGTAAAGGCAACTTTTTTTTGCATTGGAAATCGCATTAAAGGGAATGAAGAAATTCTTAAAAAAATAAGCGCTAAAGGTCATTTAATCGGTAATCACAGCTATTCACACGGTTATTTTATTGATTTAAAAAACACCACTTCCTTTGTGAATGAATTAGAACTTGCCAACAAAATTATTCACGAAACAATTGGTAAAACGCCAACTTTTTTTCGTCCACCCTACGGAGTTACCACTCCAGCTTTAGCGCGTGCTACAAAAAAATTAAATATGGATGTGATTGGTTGGAACATTCGTTCGCTTGATACAAGTATTAAAAATCCCCAAAAAGTGTTAGAGAGGATTAAAGAACGTCTGCAACCTGGATCAATAGTGCTTATGCACGACACCGTTATTGGCATAGAAATTGTGTTAAAAGAATTATTGACTTATCTGAAAGATCAAAATTATACCGTAATTGCATTAGATCAACTCCTTGAAAAAAAAGCTTATGTTTAA
- a CDS encoding beta-ketoacyl synthase N-terminal-like domain-containing protein, protein MGVFFGAHNIISPLGFTSSENFSAVLEAKVGPKKHNFEFSEKPIYCSKINVETLNEKFTALGKPSEYTFLEKMCILSIHDVVTQSGIDLNNKSNLLILSTTKGNVDILENKYPHISPERAYLSNFANTVGDYFKCVNAPLVVSNACISGLLAIIIAKRFIENKNYKNIIVCGADLVSEFTLSGFKSFNAMSDEACKPFDKNRTGINLGEAAASILLSEDKLSNITILSGASANDANHISGPSRTGDGLFQAVSQSMATAGNPSLDFISAHGTATEYNDEMESVAFSRAELNGIPINSLKGYYGHTLGAAGVIESIISIQSLSENKLIKSMGFENQGTTAALNMIQKTEHKELSACLKTASGFGGCNAAAIFKKI, encoded by the coding sequence ATGGGCGTTTTCTTCGGTGCACATAATATTATTAGTCCGCTTGGTTTTACCAGCAGTGAAAACTTTTCCGCTGTGTTGGAAGCTAAGGTGGGTCCGAAAAAACATAATTTTGAGTTTTCTGAAAAACCAATCTACTGCTCAAAAATAAACGTAGAAACGCTTAACGAAAAGTTTACTGCTCTTGGAAAACCCTCTGAATATACCTTTCTCGAAAAAATGTGTATTCTCTCAATACACGATGTTGTTACGCAATCAGGTATTGATTTAAACAATAAATCTAATCTCCTCATTCTATCAACCACCAAAGGCAATGTAGATATTTTGGAAAATAAATACCCGCATATTTCCCCTGAAAGAGCTTATTTATCAAACTTTGCAAATACGGTAGGTGATTACTTTAAATGCGTTAATGCGCCTTTAGTAGTTTCTAATGCCTGTATTTCTGGTCTGCTAGCTATTATTATTGCAAAACGTTTTATTGAAAATAAAAATTATAAAAACATCATTGTTTGTGGCGCAGATTTAGTTTCAGAATTTACCTTATCGGGATTTAAATCTTTTAATGCCATGAGTGATGAAGCTTGCAAACCTTTTGATAAAAATCGTACTGGTATCAATTTGGGAGAAGCAGCGGCAAGTATTTTACTAAGCGAAGACAAACTAAGCAACATCACTATTTTATCAGGAGCCAGTGCAAACGATGCGAATCATATTTCAGGACCTTCCAGAACAGGTGATGGACTTTTTCAGGCGGTTTCTCAAAGTATGGCGACAGCTGGAAATCCTTCTTTGGATTTTATTTCCGCACACGGCACTGCTACCGAATACAACGATGAAATGGAATCTGTTGCGTTTTCAAGAGCGGAATTAAATGGCATTCCCATAAATAGTTTAAAAGGTTATTACGGACACACGCTCGGAGCAGCTGGGGTTATAGAAAGTATTATCTCTATTCAATCACTTTCAGAAAACAAATTGATTAAATCGATGGGATTCGAAAATCAAGGAACTACTGCTGCTTTAAACATGATACAAAAAACAGAACATAAAGAACTAAGCGCTTGTTTAAAAACGGCTTCCGGCTTTGGAGGTTGCAACGCAGCGGCTATTTTTAAAAAAATATAA
- a CDS encoding 3-hydroxyacyl-ACP dehydratase codes for MEALLVSKEHITEYIPQGHPMVMIDTLNYCEGTTTKTTFKVDEGNIFVKNGILHEPGIIENIAQTAAVKAGYEVKKHGLAPLLGFIGAVKDLKIHALPKVGDVLETTVVIKADVMGVTLIEGSSVCNGTIIADCEMKIFIQKPSETNA; via the coding sequence ATGGAAGCGCTTTTAGTCTCTAAAGAACACATTACAGAATACATCCCGCAAGGGCATCCGATGGTGATGATTGACACGCTTAATTATTGCGAGGGAACAACGACTAAAACAACATTTAAAGTTGATGAAGGGAATATTTTTGTAAAAAACGGCATTCTTCATGAACCCGGAATTATAGAAAACATTGCGCAAACAGCCGCTGTTAAAGCAGGTTACGAAGTAAAAAAACATGGTCTCGCACCTTTATTAGGATTTATTGGTGCTGTGAAAGATCTTAAAATTCATGCTTTACCAAAAGTAGGCGATGTACTGGAAACGACGGTTGTGATTAAAGCAGATGTAATGGGCGTAACATTAATTGAAGGAAGTTCCGTTTGTAATGGGACTATAATTGCAGACTGCGAAATGAAAATATTTATTCAAAAACCGAGTGAAACAAATGCCTAG
- a CDS encoding T9SS type A sorting domain-containing protein: MDTTGTKFFGKLFAKNLPPFIVPLSSQTYQWPRHGNNFLASTFYCPSCASNVRGYPRNNLKQVLTAGKTYCFTMYLNLTNKSSYSIDRMGVYFSDATNDTIKYCATPITYLTPQIQSPDSMFLSDTLNWMLFQGLYTAIGNEKYIIIGNFRNNANTHNVFVNSTTLPQIFTDYCIDDVSCIDIDLPAFAGNDAAVIPGDSVYLGRESDVGIDEACMWYQLPTVITPTTPAIDTIAGFWIKPVTSCTYVVRQDICGHVKWDTVIIAMNPVGNVDPIAIGLEMLNDKLMVFPNPANDYLELKISNADLTKDSKVISIYNNLGQLIREEEISFTENKLLFKTSELENGVYFLRIKSVNAGVLSKRFVAAR; the protein is encoded by the coding sequence ATGGATACAACTGGTACAAAATTTTTCGGAAAGTTGTTTGCTAAAAATCTACCCCCTTTTATTGTGCCGCTCAGTTCACAGACCTATCAATGGCCAAGACACGGAAATAATTTTTTGGCGAGTACATTTTACTGCCCCTCATGTGCGTCAAACGTGCGCGGATATCCAAGAAATAATTTAAAGCAAGTTTTGACAGCAGGCAAAACCTATTGCTTCACGATGTACCTGAATTTAACTAATAAATCTTCTTATTCAATAGATCGAATGGGAGTTTATTTTTCGGATGCCACGAACGATACAATTAAGTATTGTGCAACTCCCATAACCTACTTAACTCCGCAAATTCAAAGTCCTGATAGCATGTTTCTTTCAGATACTTTAAACTGGATGCTATTCCAAGGTTTGTATACGGCAATTGGTAATGAAAAATATATAATTATTGGAAACTTTAGAAACAATGCGAACACGCATAATGTTTTTGTGAACTCAACAACGTTGCCTCAAATTTTTACAGATTACTGTATTGACGATGTAAGTTGCATCGATATTGATCTACCAGCCTTTGCTGGTAATGACGCGGCGGTAATTCCGGGGGATAGTGTTTACCTTGGTCGGGAATCAGATGTTGGGATTGATGAAGCTTGTATGTGGTATCAATTACCAACAGTTATTACACCCACAACACCGGCCATTGATACCATTGCAGGTTTTTGGATAAAACCTGTAACAAGTTGTACTTATGTTGTAAGACAAGATATTTGCGGTCACGTAAAATGGGATACGGTAATAATTGCGATGAACCCCGTTGGAAATGTTGATCCGATAGCTATCGGATTAGAGATGTTAAATGATAAATTGATGGTGTTTCCAAATCCAGCAAACGATTATTTAGAACTTAAAATTTCAAACGCCGATTTGACAAAAGATTCAAAAGTGATTTCTATTTATAACAACCTTGGTCAGTTGATCAGGGAAGAAGAGATTTCGTTTACCGAAAATAAACTTCTTTTTAAAACAAGTGAGCTTGAGAATGGGGTTTATTTTTTAAGGATTAAAAGTGTTAATGCAGGGGTTCTAAGTAAACGGTTTGTGGCAGCGCGGTAG
- a CDS encoding beta-ketoacyl-[acyl-carrier-protein] synthase family protein, with the protein MSRIFITGIGVISPIGNTVSENRAALIAGKCGMTKLEMLTSNFADKMPFGEVKISTEDFKKKLNISEPSVTRTSLLALHALKEALHNASLSENEITSQDTALIGASTVGGMCLTDEMYKDANLQTEGSPYLSSYDFASVILFLQQHYKVNGIVNTINTACSSSANAIMYGARLMKQGLAKRAIVGGVDSLSKFTINGFNSLGILSNEICQPFDENRKGLNLGEGAAFLVLEKEEDCARKEIFAELSGYFNSNDAFHPSSLSDEGNGPYLAMEGALKSANLKASQIDFINAHGTGTGNNDAVESRAMQRLFLDGVPDFASTKSNIGHTLGAAGAIEAVYSILNLKYQEVYAGLNFKTPIPETGLIPVSSYSKKEMKHVLSNSFGFGGNCSSLLFSKV; encoded by the coding sequence GTGAGCAGAATCTTCATTACAGGTATTGGCGTTATCAGTCCCATTGGAAACACGGTTTCTGAAAACCGTGCTGCTCTTATTGCTGGTAAATGTGGGATGACAAAGCTCGAAATGCTTACATCCAATTTCGCAGACAAAATGCCTTTTGGTGAAGTGAAAATTTCAACAGAAGATTTCAAAAAAAAACTAAACATTTCTGAACCAAGTGTTACACGCACAAGTTTATTAGCGCTTCATGCTTTGAAAGAAGCCTTGCACAATGCATCACTTTCGGAAAATGAAATCACATCTCAAGACACTGCTCTAATTGGCGCTAGCACAGTTGGCGGTATGTGTCTAACCGATGAAATGTATAAAGATGCGAATTTACAAACAGAAGGTTCGCCATATCTTTCTTCCTACGATTTTGCTTCGGTAATTTTATTTCTACAACAACATTATAAGGTAAACGGCATTGTAAATACCATTAACACTGCTTGTTCTTCTTCAGCCAACGCGATTATGTATGGCGCACGTCTTATGAAACAAGGTTTGGCAAAAAGAGCGATTGTTGGTGGTGTTGATAGTCTTTCTAAGTTTACCATCAACGGATTTAACTCTCTTGGAATTCTTTCAAACGAAATCTGTCAACCTTTTGATGAAAACCGCAAAGGACTGAATTTAGGTGAAGGTGCGGCTTTTCTTGTTTTAGAAAAAGAAGAAGATTGTGCCAGAAAAGAAATTTTCGCAGAGCTTAGTGGTTATTTTAATTCCAACGATGCCTTTCATCCGTCCTCTCTTTCAGACGAAGGAAACGGTCCGTATTTAGCCATGGAAGGCGCTTTGAAAAGTGCCAACTTAAAAGCTTCACAAATTGATTTTATAAATGCACACGGAACAGGCACAGGAAATAACGATGCAGTGGAAAGTCGAGCCATGCAAAGATTATTTTTAGATGGTGTGCCAGATTTTGCTTCTACCAAATCAAACATTGGTCATACGCTTGGAGCGGCTGGTGCTATTGAAGCGGTTTACAGTATTCTCAATTTAAAATATCAAGAGGTATATGCCGGTTTAAATTTTAAAACACCAATTCCTGAAACGGGACTTATTCCTGTATCAAGCTATTCAAAAAAAGAAATGAAACATGTACTTTCTAATTCTTTTGGTTTTGGTGGTAATTGTAGTTCCTTATTATTTTCAAAAGTGTAA
- a CDS encoding beta-ketoacyl-[acyl-carrier-protein] synthase family protein, which translates to MSTRVHITGMGIISAIGNSVEDTFLSLSECRTGIEKINHLKTSHKDEFVCGEVKLSNEDLNSLAGTKNYDRTTVLGLIAAKEALNKAGISSIKEARTGFISSTTVAGMCHSELVYKDFFDKKTNENFIDSHFSGVSTNRIAADLGIDEYVTTISTACSSAANAVMLGARLIKNNILDRVIVGGVDALSKFTLNGFNTLMILDTEWCKPFDENRKGLNLGEGAAYLVIESEEQVKKFNKKSLAIVSGYGNANDAFHQTASSAEGFGATLAMKKALDVAQIPAQNIDYINAHGTGTPNNDSSEGIAMQTIFENKVPKFSSTKAYTGHTLAAAAAIEAVISILSMQNNMIFPCLNRSEQMKDLSISPVNALEKDVTLNHVMSNSFGFGGNCSTLIFSKN; encoded by the coding sequence ATGTCAACCCGCGTTCATATAACAGGAATGGGAATTATCTCCGCTATTGGTAACAGCGTAGAAGATACTTTTTTGTCCTTATCAGAATGCAGAACGGGCATTGAAAAAATAAATCATTTAAAAACATCGCACAAAGATGAATTTGTGTGTGGCGAAGTAAAACTCAGCAACGAAGATTTGAATTCATTAGCTGGAACAAAAAATTACGATCGCACAACGGTCCTTGGATTGATTGCTGCAAAAGAAGCCCTCAACAAAGCTGGAATTTCAAGCATAAAAGAAGCACGCACCGGTTTTATTTCTTCCACTACGGTTGCAGGCATGTGTCATTCAGAATTGGTTTACAAAGATTTTTTTGATAAGAAAACGAATGAGAATTTTATTGATTCGCATTTTAGTGGTGTAAGCACCAATCGAATTGCGGCTGATCTTGGCATTGATGAATACGTCACAACCATAAGTACCGCTTGTTCTTCAGCAGCGAATGCCGTGATGCTTGGTGCACGCTTAATCAAAAATAATATTCTTGATCGTGTGATTGTTGGCGGAGTAGATGCACTTTCCAAATTTACTTTGAACGGGTTTAATACTTTAATGATTTTAGATACCGAATGGTGCAAACCTTTTGATGAAAACAGAAAAGGGCTTAACCTCGGTGAAGGCGCCGCTTATCTGGTTATAGAATCGGAAGAACAAGTTAAAAAATTTAATAAAAAAAGTTTAGCAATCGTGAGCGGTTACGGCAATGCCAATGACGCATTCCACCAAACAGCTTCTTCAGCAGAAGGTTTTGGCGCGACACTAGCCATGAAAAAAGCTTTGGACGTTGCACAAATTCCTGCTCAAAATATAGATTACATCAATGCACACGGTACCGGAACACCGAATAATGATTCTTCAGAAGGTATTGCCATGCAGACCATTTTTGAAAATAAGGTTCCAAAATTTAGTTCCACAAAAGCATACACAGGTCATACACTTGCTGCTGCAGCTGCTATTGAAGCCGTTATTTCAATTCTATCCATGCAGAATAATATGATTTTCCCTTGTCTGAATAGATCAGAACAAATGAAAGATTTGAGTATTAGCCCTGTAAATGCCCTTGAAAAAGATGTAACCCTAAACCATGTGATGTCTAACTCTTTTGGTTTCGGCGGCAATTGTTCCACTTTAATTTTCAGTAAAAATTAA